A genomic stretch from Limanda limanda chromosome 11, fLimLim1.1, whole genome shotgun sequence includes:
- the LOC133013845 gene encoding H-2 class II histocompatibility antigen, A-S beta chain-like: FALIFSTLQCLRLSGSITQSRLTTGGQTILHCSVLGFYPQKVQVSWLRDGVEVSSDVSSTDVLAKEDWSFQVHSYLELTPKTGEQVKKFSHRKSIPDRNVAILH, from the coding sequence TTTGCTCTGATCTTCTCCACACTCCAGTGCCTCCGGTTGTCAGGGTCCATCACACAGAGCCGGCTGACTACGGGGGGGCAGACGATCCTCCACTGCAGCGTCTTGGGCTTCTACCCTCAGAAAGTGCAGGTGAGCTGGCTGAGGGACGGGGTGGAGGTCTCCAGCGACGTGTCGTCCACTGACGTCCTGGCCAAAGAGGACTGGAGCTTCCAGGTCCACTCCTACCTGGAGCTGACGCCCAAGACGGGGGAGCAGGTGAAAAAGTTTTCCCACAGAAAAAGTATCCCGGATAGGAATGTAGCCATCTTACACTGA
- the LOC133013586 gene encoding vitelline membrane outer layer protein 1 homolog produces the protein MESLLRAVAVLAVLLVGLFQHGAVVAVRPYTSVLTVTNGQQWGTWRWPEMCPDQFFAIGFSTRVESKQGDGDDTAMNGIRLICGKDGNHNSIHTVESHPGL, from the exons ATGGAGAGTCTGCTCCGCGCCGTGGCCGTGCTGGCCGTGTTGTTGGTGGGGTTGTTCCAGCACGGAGCTGTTGTGGCCGTCCGGCCGTACACATCTGTGCTGACTGTGACAAACGGACAGCAGTGGGGAACATGGAGGTGGCCCGAGATGTGTCCTGACCAGTTCTTTGCTATTGGCTTCAGTACCAGG GTGGAGTCCAAACAGGGCGATGGCGACGACACGGCCATGAACGGCATCCGCCTCATCTGCGGCAAAGACGGGAACCACAACTCCATACACACTGTGGAGTCTCACCCTGGCTTGTAA
- the LOC133013843 gene encoding LOW QUALITY PROTEIN: brevican core protein (The sequence of the model RefSeq protein was modified relative to this genomic sequence to represent the inferred CDS: deleted 1 base in 1 codon; substituted 1 base at 1 genomic stop codon) yields the protein MGWLFCIPPQWRHQVARDKKFSGCPSTTVVPNPRALAQYRDIINGHQTIECVDRAGFHHTMPDRYWLQRNKYREYQWIGLNDRTIEGDFRWSDSNPLLYENXYRGQPDSYFLSGEDCPVKVWHDGGQWSDVPCNYHLSYTCKKGVSSCGEPLQVRHAKVFGKKRLGFETNTKVRRPTPRCGYYCEEGLVQKLNPVIKCLPGGQWEEPLITCTPPRSVEEDEVTYYKNKVW from the exons ATGGGTTGGCTTTTTTGTATTCCTCCGCAGTGGCGCCACCAAGTGGCTAGAGACAAAAAGTTTTCAGGTTGTCCCTCTACAACAGTGGTCCCCAACCCCCGGGCCCTGGCCCAGTACCGGGac ATAATTAATGGCCATCAGACCATCGAGTGTGTGGACAGGGCGGGGTTTCACCACACCATGCCGGACCGCTATTGGCTGCAGAGGA ACAAATACAGAGAATACCAGTGGATCGGACTGAATGACAGAACCATCGAGGGAGACTTCCGCTGGTCGGACAGTAACCCCCTG CTCTATGAGAACTGATACCGAGGCCAGCCCGACAGCTACTTCCTGTCCGGAGAGGACTGTCCGGTGAAGGTGTGGCACGATGGCGGCCAGTGGAGCGACGTGCCGTGCAACTACCACCTGTCCTACACCTGCAAGAAGGGAGTCT CCTCTTGTGGCGAGCCCCTGCAGGTTCGCCACGCGAAGGTGTTTGGGAAGAAGCGTTTGGGTTTCGAGACCAACACCAAGGTGCGGAGACCAACACCAAGGTGCGGT TACTACTGTGAGGAGGGTTTGGTTCAGAAGCTGAATCCGGTGATCAAGTGCCTGCCCGGCGGCCAGTGGGAGGAGCCTCTGATCACCTGCACGCCAC CCCGCTCAGTGGAAGAAGACGAGGTCacatattacaagaataaagtgtGGTAG
- the hapln2 gene encoding hyaluronan and proteoglycan link protein 2 gives MMNCAVVLLLTSSCFSWSAAGNLPSRAAPKTLKYLIDPPVYAEVTGRRGGNVTLPCILRIKPSRYRVKWTKLEPGHLGPENIIMISNALAFKPYGHLGPRASLRMAHTMDASLQLSRLELDDGGAYRCELVNGIEDESVVVTLTIEGVVFPYQSESGRYRFTFYEAMEACAEQDGSLATYNQLYRAWTDGLDWCNAGWLHDGTVRYPIINPRPVCGGELLSGIRSYGPKDKHHDRFDAFCFTSQTSGSVFYASGSFSFEQAGHACQLQGAELALVGHLYSTWHFQSYDQCDGGWLRDGSVRFPISTPRGRCGGTPEAGVRSFGFPDKTTHLYGAYCYR, from the exons ATGATGAACTGTGCTGTGGTTCTTCTGTTAACATCAAGCTGCTTCAGCTGGTCTGCAGCTGGAAACCTCCCCAGCAGAGCAG CGCCCAAGACGCTGAAGTACCTGATTGACCCGCCCGTGTACGCTGAGGTCACCGGCCGGAGGGGGGGCAATGTCACCTTGCCGTGCATTCTGAGAATCAAGCCCAGCCGCTACAGAGTGAAATGGACAAAGCTTGAGCCGGGACACTTGGGGCCAGAGAATATCATCATGATATCGAATGCCCTCGCCTTCAAGCCATACGGCCATCTTGGACCGCGGGCCTCTCTTCGAATGGCTCACACCATGGACGCCTCGCTGCAGCTGAGCCGTCTCGAGCTGGACGACGGGGGGGCGTATCGCTGTGAGCTTGTCAACGGCATCGAGGACGAGAGCGTGGTCGTAACGCTGACGATTGAAG GTGTGGTGTTCCCATATCAGAGCGAGAGCGGACGCTACCGATTCACTTTCTATGAAGCCATGGAGGCGTGTGCTGAGCAGGACGGCTCGCTCGCCACATACAACCAGCTCTACAGAG CCTGGACGGACGGCCTGGACTGGTGCAATGCGGGTTGGCTCCACGATGGAACGGTTCGATACCCCATCATCAACCCCCGACCTGTCTGCGGAGGAGAGCTGCTCTCCGGGATTCGCAGCTACGGACCAAAGGACAAACATCACGATCGGTTTGACGCCTTCTGCTTCACCTCTCAGACGTCCG GCTCTGTCTTCTACGCGTCAGGTTCCTTCTCCTTCGAGCAGGCCGGACATGCGTGTCAACTTCAGGGGGCTGAGTTGGCGTTGGTCGGCCATCTTTACTCCACCTGGCACTTCCAAAGCTACGATCAGTGCGACGGCGGATGGCTGAGAGACGGCAGCGTACGCTTCCCCATCAGCACCCCCCGCGGCCGCTGCGGCGGCACCCCCGAGGCAGGGGTGCGCTCATTTGGATTCCCTGACAAGACGACGCATCTTTATGGAGCCTATTGCTATAGGTAG
- the LOC133013583 gene encoding vitelline membrane outer layer protein 1 homolog: MASLLGTVAVLAVLSVGLCEEKNFLQRAGVAFTSRPYRSLLTVANGEQFGNWTWPEMCPDQFFAVGFSIRVESNQYGSDDTAMNGIRLICGKDGNRSFLYSVESHTGYFGDWSNPQYCPSGVLSSFQLRVETHQGLFGDDTAVNNIKFRCSSNPTLEGTGTDWGEYGHWSQNCGEGGICGIETKMEEYQSGLDDSSLNDVRFHCCARAQK, translated from the exons ATGGCGAGTCTGCTCGGCACCGTGGCCGTGCTGGCCGTGTTGTCCGTGGGGTTGTGCGAGGAGAAGAACTTCCTGCAGAGAGCTGGTGTGGCCTTTACCAGCCGGCCGTACAGATCTCTTCTGACTGTGGCAAACGGAGAGCAGTTTGGAAACTGGACGTGGCCCGAGATGTGTCCTGATCAGTTCTTTGCTGTTGGCTTCAGTATCAGG GTGGAGTCCAACCAGTACGGCTCTGACGACACGGCCATGAACGGAATCCGCCTCATATGTGGGAAAGACGGGAACCGGAGTTTCCTGTACTCTGTGGAGTCTCACACTGGCTA CTTCGGCGACTGGTCAAACCCTCAGTACTGCCCCAGTGGCGTGCTCAGCTCTTTCCAGCTCCGCGTGGAGACCCATCAGGGCCTGTTCGGTGACGACACAGCCGTCAACAACATCAAGttccgctgcagcagcaaccCCACGCTGGAGGGCACTGGCACGGACTGGGGGGAGTACGGCCACTGGAGCCAGAATTGTGGCGAGGGAGGAATCTGCGGCATCGAGACCAAGATGGAGGAATACCAGTCTGGCCTGGACGACTCCAGCCTCAACGACGTGCGCTTCCATTGCTGTGCCAGAGCCCAGAAG TGA